The stretch of DNA ATTCTAATATAGGTGAGTTCGGATTTGTACGGTGACAATCGAACCCATTTTTATGCATCATGGACGGTACGAACATTTATATAAACATCAACTTCGAGTTTTGCTTCACATGAATATTATTTCTCACTTTATTTTAACTAGGAAACATttgtgtaaaaaaagaaaaaaaataaaacatgaatgcTTCATTTCTTCAAAATGTAATGTGATGTTAAAACATATACAGACAGACAATTTTCATAAGACGGGATGCTACAATGTTCGATGTCCAGGTTTTGTTCACACTAATAGTTATGCTTATCTTGGTGaatcttttcaaaattcatCTGTGTATGGTGgaccaatttattatttttccacTTCTATTAGTCAGGTAACGTTCTTGGCAtacattttttatgtaatattgTATAATACATGAAGATGAGGTATTATTCTTGACAAAAATTTGTATACATACATTTTCAGGAACCAGTGTACAAAGACTGGTggttatatataaacaatatttatattggATATTTTCGAGCAAAATTATTCTCCAACATGAATTCAGCAGAGAAAGTAGGATGGGGTGGAAGAACATTAACTCCTCGAGGTTCTTCTAGCCCTCCAATGGGATCTGGACATTTTCCTGATACAACTCGCAACggataggaaatgaatattaaaaatagataccCGCTACTCgtgggtacgagtatttttgatacccacaTGTTAACGGGACGGGGGTAcggggtatcatagtatccgtacccgtggatacccgtacctgctaaactttaattcacaaaattaccctcatatatatatatatatatattagtaaaaagtaTTTTGTCTTCATTTTTCTAAGTATTGGTaggttgtcttcttccaagtacacccttgacattcttctctttcttttatttaaaattgggcatatacatcaaatccaATATAGACAATGGACAATGacatttatggtatgcttgttgtcaaatgatggaatcaaaataagaatacttagCACGTGgtaattgaggtttattatttgtttattttgtttattttttaggaattaATTGGAAAAATTGGACTTCTTTTTTATctaaacactaattaaagaattttcattttgttgaacgtcattttatatttatttttataattatttggacttgtatgaacttgagtttatttaaactttatttaaaatttatgacagtgatgtattttattttatttaaatttatgattaaatattttttttaaataattttgtaaatatctgcgggtatccgtggatacccgtggatatgaaAGAAATAGGCGGATACCCGCATAACAGATACCCGAtagatatgggtacgggtacggggcagatatttatccagcggatagggtacgggggagctactacccgtatcatacccgtcccgttgacatccctagctCAGATacgttttctttaattaaaaattaaaaattaaaataacttaaaaaattaaatacatgtttttaatatatatatatatatatatatatatatatatatatatatatatatatattaaaaataaaaaacaacgtTGCAGTTAACTATCAAAATATAACGTTGATCAAAATGAAAACGacattatcaaaataaaaattgaaaagattaaaaaaaatcggTAGTCTAACTCCTAACCTATCTTTTAGGTTGTGTTTCTTTGTCTGGATGAATTTGAGAgagtgtgtgaagatgaatttgtgtggaTTTGAGtggatgaatatatatatatatatatatatatatatatatatatatatatatatatatatatatatatatatatatatatatatatatatatatatatatattaaaaataaaaaataaagagttttaaaaaattgaaaagattaaaaaataatcggTAGTCTAGCTCCCAACCTATCCTTTAGGTTGTGTTCCTGTGTGATGAATATGTGTGTCTTCTATAATGAatttagagggtaaagtgaGTGTGTTTGaagataaatattatgaaagttagtgaaagatttgattgatgtgatagataaaataaattgtgaaaataaatagaattcgAAAGTTACCAAAATATCTTTGGTACAAAAAAAGAATGATTTTGTagtttgatgttataaaaatagttaaaaaataataatatgatttaaaaaaaataaaaattatgtaaaatgttaaaataaataaattagggTTTTTGGTGCAATATATGAATCCCAACACTATAAACGCAAACCCACACACACAACATTGATTACGTAACCAATATTACTCTTCAAATTGCACATTACATAACCTGTGCCACACACATCACTGCACCAGTTATGTAATCGGTGCACAACCCCTCACAAGCACCACACCGCATCCCATCTCCTTCACTCACACACCCACGCCTCACTTAACTCACATTAGTGCATGCCATTAAATAACACCACCACCACTGGTTCAATTCACCCACACCATGTTGTCATTAGATAACACCACCACTCACCTTCGAACAATAAGAGACAAACATGGGAATGTCAGGGTTAATTTGGTAAAATTAACTATAATACCCTCAAATCGTAATATATCA from Vigna unguiculata cultivar IT97K-499-35 chromosome 8, ASM411807v1, whole genome shotgun sequence encodes:
- the LOC114195126 gene encoding uncharacterized protein LOC114195126, producing the protein MKKLLGTLFFGFDKDECPKDTIPIRRTTKEDLIQEKQLRNSSIFTKDVSGLHVAEIGVSSKFGPYYEVKGRTSIYNPRVSKGQMSLSHVWVQNGGDNKISAGWQVSSDLYGDNRTHFYASWTTDNFHKTGCYNVRCPGFVHTNSYAYLGESFQNSSVYGGPIYYFSTSISQEPVYKDWWLYINNIYIGYFRAKLFSNMNSAEKVGWGGRTLTPRGSSSPPMGSGHFPDTTRNG